The window CAGGAATTCCAGCAGCGCCGCGATCTGGCGGTGGCCGACATGATTGCCCTGTCGCAGCGCATGGCCGAGGCCGAAGCGCAGTTGCAGGCCGCCGAGCAGGAAGGCGCGCAGCACCGCCGGCGCATCGATACCCAACTGCTGACCCTGCAGTTCCAGCCGCCGGGCAGCGAGGCCGGCCGCAATGAAGTGGCGCAGGCGTTGCGCGACTTCGGCGGCATCCTCTCGCTGGGCACCGCGTGGCTGATCCGTGCCGCTGCCTTCCTGATTCCGCTGGTTCTGGTCATTGCCGTGCTGGTGGGTGGCGTGCGCAGATGGCGCGCACCACGGAGGACAAAGGGTTAGGCGATGCGCGGAAAGAGAGTGTGGTTGGGATTGGCCCTGCTGGCCTGCGCGCCGGCGATGGCGGCCTGTCCGCCGCCCGGACAGGATCGGGCCAGCCTGGAAACGTTGAAGTTGGCCGGTTTCGCGGTGGCGGAAGCGGCCGGCAAGCAGGCCATGGCGATGGGCTTGATCGATTGCCTCGGCGATCCCGATCCGCTGCTGCGCGATGGCATCGCCTTCGAGGCCTTGCAGCACTGGATGCGCGCGGGCGATTTCGATGCTGCAGTACTTCGTGGCCTGCGCGATGCGTTGTTCGCACGCCTCGAAGCGCCGGATCCACAGGGCGTGTCGCGGCCGTTCGCCGCGCTGGTGCTGGCCGAGGTGGCACGCACCGACCGGGTCGCGCCATGGATGTCGCCGACCGAGCGCGACGCGATGCTGGCGCGTGCCACGGCGTATCTCGGGTCGGTGCAGGACTACCGCGGCTTCGAGGCCGGGATCGGCTGGCGTCACGGCGTCGCCCACGCTGCCGACTGGCTGCTGCAGCTGTCGCTGAACCCGGCGCTGGACGCCGCGCAACTGCAGCGCATCCTCGATGCGCTCGCGTTGCAGGCCGTTCCGGCATCGGGCCATGCCTACGTGTTTGGCGAGTCCGACCGGCTGGTGCAGCCGGTCGCCTATGTGGCTCGCCGCGGCATGTTGACCGAAGCCGCCTGGCAGACGTGGTTGGATCGCCTGACGGCGAGGCTCGGCCCCATGCCAGCGAGCGGCGACGCAGCCTGGCTGGCGCGCCGGCATGACCTCAGCGCGTTCCTCGCTGCCCTCTATATCCAGGCGGATGCGAGCCAGAACGAGGCGCTGCGCGCGCTGAAGCCGCTCATCGCGAAGGCGTTGCTCGGCGGCTAACCGGCGTCACTCGCCGTCGCCGTCTTCCTCGAACTCGACCAGCATGTCGAGGTCGAAGGCCAGCGCTTCGACGGCCTCGCGCACACGCCGGGCAGTCGATTCGTTCGGCGCATCGACCTCGATTTCGTGCGCGCTGGGGCCCTGCAGGTCACTCAGGCCGGCCGAACTGGAATCGGCATCGTCCATCCGCGGCATCAGGTCGGCGACTTCCTCGACGTGTTCGATGCCGTCCAGGCTCTGCAAGAGGTTGGAAACGGCGCGGACATCGTCCTCGTTGCCGGTCAGGCGGATGCGCAACAGGGGCATGGGCGTGGCTTCCTTCGGGGGAACCGCAGGCTAGGCGGCACCAGGCGAAGGCCGGGTGATGGCGCTGGACGCTGGCGCATGGCCGCGGGTAGATTGCCGTGGTCGCGTTTGGGGAACGCGACTCCGCACGATCGCAGCCAAGGGCGTCAATGAAGACCACTACACCGACCGTCAGCGTGGAGGCCGCGCTTGCGCATGGCATGCGCATGCTCGAGCACGATCCGCTGATGGCCTCCGAGCAGGCGCGGCAGATCCTGCATGCTTCCCCGGTGATCCGGTCGCGCGATTGTTGCTGGGGATGGCGCACAACGCATTGGGCGAACCGTTGCGCGCCATCGAGATCCTGCAGCCGTTGTCGGTTGAGCAGCCTGCTGCACCGCGGGTGTGGATGGAACTTGGCCTGGCATTGATCGCGCACGATGAGCCGCAGGCGGCGAGCAATGCACTCGCGCAGGCAGCACGCCTGCAACCCGGTCTGCCCAGGGTATGGCTGCATCTGGCCTTGTTGCTGGACGCGGCGGGCGATCGCGGGCGCGCGGCGCATGCCTATCTGGCGCATGCACGCAATGGCGGGCAGGACCCGCAGCTGCTGGTCGCCGGCGAGGCCCTCTCCGGCGGTCGCCTGCCCGAAGCCGAGGACGCCCTGCGCGACCGCCTGCGTGAATTCCCGACCGATGTGGCGGCTTTGCGCATGCTGGCCGAACTCGCTGCACGCATTGGCCGCAACGAGCAGGCGATCGAGTTGCTGCATCGCTGCCTGGAACTGGCTCCGGGTTTCGCGATGGCGCGCCACCAGTACGCATTGATGCTGGATCGCGGCAATCGCCACCAGGAGGCATTGGTCGAGATCGATGCGCTGCTCGGCGACGATCCCGACAACCAGGGGCTTCGCAACCTGAAGGCGGTGGTGCTGGGCAAGTTGGGCGACTACGGTGATGCGATCCGCCTGTACGAGTCGATCCTGCGCGAACGGCCCAAGGATGCGCGCATCTGGATGAGCCTGGGCCACGCACTCAAGACCGAGGGCCAGACCGATCGCGCGATCACCGCCTATCGGCGTGCACTGGAGATCGATCCCGGCTTCGGCAGCGCCTGGTGGAGCCTGGCCAACCTCAAGACCGTGCGTTTCGATGCGCACGACATCGCCGCGATGCAGGCGCAACTGCAACGCACGGGGCTAGCCGACGAGCAGCGTCTGCAGGTGGAATTCGCGCTGGGCAAGGCGCTGGAGGATGCCGGCGATTACCAGGCGTCCTTTGCCCATTACGAACAAGGCAACCTCCTGCGTCGCAAGCAATTGCCCTACGACGCCCGCCAGGGCACGCAGCGTCGACGCCGCGCGCAGATGGTCTATACGCCGGGGTTCTTTCGCGAACGCGCCGGCAGCGGCGATTCCGATCCCGCACCGATTTTCATCGTCGGCATGCCGCGTGCGGGCTCGACTCTGGTCGAACAGATCCTGTCCAGCCATCGGCAGGTCGAAGCGACGATGGAACTGCCCGACCTGATCACGATCGTGCGCGACCTGCGCGCGCGCAAACCGAGACCGGAAACCACGTCGTACCACGACATCGTCGAAGAACTCGCCATGCCGGAGTTCCGTGCGCTGGGCCAGCGTTACCTGGAGACGTCGAGGGTGCAGCGCAAGCTGGGCCTGCCGTTCTTCATCGACAAGATGCCGAACAACTTCGCCCATGTCGGCCTGATCCAGTTGATCCTGCCGAACGCGAAGATCATCGACGCGCGCCGCCATCCCATGGCCTGCTGCTTCTCCAACTTCAAGCAGCATTTCGCCCGCGGCCAGGCCTTCAGCTACGACCTGGGGGACATGGGGCGCTACTACGCCGACTACGTGGCGCTGATGGCGCACTTCGACGCAGTCATGCCCGGACGCGTGCACCGGGTCATCTACGAAGACATGGTGGCCGATACCGA of the Thermomonas carbonis genome contains:
- a CDS encoding DUF2785 domain-containing protein; translated protein: MRGKRVWLGLALLACAPAMAACPPPGQDRASLETLKLAGFAVAEAAGKQAMAMGLIDCLGDPDPLLRDGIAFEALQHWMRAGDFDAAVLRGLRDALFARLEAPDPQGVSRPFAALVLAEVARTDRVAPWMSPTERDAMLARATAYLGSVQDYRGFEAGIGWRHGVAHAADWLLQLSLNPALDAAQLQRILDALALQAVPASGHAYVFGESDRLVQPVAYVARRGMLTEAAWQTWLDRLTARLGPMPASGDAAWLARRHDLSAFLAALYIQADASQNEALRALKPLIAKALLGG
- a CDS encoding tetratricopeptide repeat-containing sulfotransferase family protein, which encodes MAHNALGEPLRAIEILQPLSVEQPAAPRVWMELGLALIAHDEPQAASNALAQAARLQPGLPRVWLHLALLLDAAGDRGRAAHAYLAHARNGGQDPQLLVAGEALSGGRLPEAEDALRDRLREFPTDVAALRMLAELAARIGRNEQAIELLHRCLELAPGFAMARHQYALMLDRGNRHQEALVEIDALLGDDPDNQGLRNLKAVVLGKLGDYGDAIRLYESILRERPKDARIWMSLGHALKTEGQTDRAITAYRRALEIDPGFGSAWWSLANLKTVRFDAHDIAAMQAQLQRTGLADEQRLQVEFALGKALEDAGDYQASFAHYEQGNLLRRKQLPYDARQGTQRRRRAQMVYTPGFFRERAGSGDSDPAPIFIVGMPRAGSTLVEQILSSHRQVEATMELPDLITIVRDLRARKPRPETTSYHDIVEELAMPEFRALGQRYLETSRVQRKLGLPFFIDKMPNNFAHVGLIQLILPNAKIIDARRHPMACCFSNFKQHFARGQAFSYDLGDMGRYYADYVALMAHFDAVMPGRVHRVIYEDMVADTETQVRALLDYCGLAFDERCLRFFENDRPVRTASSEQVRQPIYREGVDQWRHFEPWLGPLERALGPVLQHYPAPPPGVPQP